The following nucleotide sequence is from Atribacterota bacterium.
CTCATATGCAATCACCAGGTGCCATGCCTTATCAAGGGGTACGGCATCTACACCTTGGAGAAGCTGTTCTGCCACCACAGATTCGGTTTTGCCGTTCTCTCTTTCTTCCAGGGTCTCTCCCACACAGAGAATGGGAACAATACCCCAATTGAGAGCCGTTTGAACCTTCTGTCCGACTTCCTGGGAAGTTTCACGGAAAATATGTCTCCTCTCCGAGTGCCCCAAAATAACATAATCACAACGGAACTCCTTAATCATAGCCGGAGCAATCTCCCCGGTGAAAGCCCCTTTGGTTTCCCAATGCATATTTTGGGCCCCTAACTTCACTGGAGAAGCAACCAACTTCTGAGAAAGCAAAGGTAAAGAGGTAAAGGGCGGACAAATAATGATTTCCACCTGGCGAAAATGCCCCACACGGTTAAGGAAGGCCTCGGCGTACGCCGAGGCCTCCTGAGAAGTCTTATTCATTTTCCAGTTTCCAGCAGCAATAAGGGCACGAGTCATTCCCACAAACTCCTCTTCATGCCATGACATACTTTGCTAAATCAACCACTCGGCAGGAGTACCCCCATTCATTGTCATACCAGGAGAACACTTTCACGAGATTTCCTTTCACATTGGTCAATTGAGCATCAACGATGGATGAATGAGCGTCATGGAGGAAGTCCATCGAGACCAAAGGTGCCTCACAGTAAGCCAAAATCCCTTTCATTTCACCTTCGGCTGCTTTCTTAAACGCAGCGTTCACTTCTTCTTTGGTTGGTTCTTTTTCAACCACTGCAGTAAAATCGACCACGGAAACATCAGGGGTCGGCACACGAATCGCTATTCCATCCAGCTTCCCTTTAAGCTCAGGGACTACTTCACCAATGGCCGAAGCGGCACCAGTACTGGTGGGAATCATAGACATCGCTGCTGCCCTGGCCCGACGTAGGTCCTTATGAGGAAAATCCAGAATGACCTGGTCGTTGGTATATGCATGAATGGTGGTCATGAAACCCCTCTGGATATTGAAATTTTCATGGAGAACCTTGACAATGGGAGCGAGGCAGTTGGTGGTGCAGGAAGCGTTAGAAACGATGTGATGATTGTTCTTATCATACATCTTCTCGTTAACTCCCATAACGATGGTTATATCCTGACCTTTTGCCGGCGCCGTGATAATGACCTTCTTAGCCCCCGCTTGAAGATGCAAAGAGGCCTTCTCTCGATCTCGAAACTTCCCAGTGGACTCAATGACCAGATCTACACCCAAATCCTTCCAGGGAAGCTGTGCCGGGTCTTTCTGAGCCAAGACTTTAATCACCTTCCCATCCACAAGGATGGAATCCTCGGTCGCCTTCACCTCATTGGGAATCGTTCCGTGCACGGAGTCATACTTCAAAAGGTGGGCGAGCACTTCCGCACTGGTTAAGTCATTTACAGCCACGACATCCACATCGCCAACTTCAAGTATCCTACGAAAAACAAGTCTTCCAATCCTTCCAAATCCGTTAATGCCAACCTTCATGCCTATACCTCCCTTATTTTAACTATATTGATAAATCAAGATATTTTATCGCAAAGCAATTCATAAAGCAAGAAAAGGGCACCTTTTTCAGCAAGGTGCCCAAAGCAAGACTTAAATGATCGCCCTTTCTGTATTCACATCAAATACATGCATTTTGGAGGTATCCACCACGGTTTTGAGGGTATCACCGACTTCGGTATGGGTTTGCATATCAAGTACAGCCACGATGGTATGAGGTCCAGAGGTAAGGTAAACAATCTGTTCGGAACCAAGCGGCTCAACCACATCAACCACTGCATCAATGATGTTGCCATTGTCCCTCAGCATATCCTTCGAAACCGAAAGATCGTAGATATCCTGAGGACGAATGCCAAATGTGACATCCTTACCAACATACGGTTCCAGAGCAGACCGATATTCTGCAGGAACTCGAATTTTAAAGGAAACCCCGTCCAGAATAAGTATATCCTCATCTTTTTTGAGCGTGACATCCAGGAAATTCATGGAGGGGGTTCCAATAAAACCAGCCACAAATTTGTTTACCGGCCGATTATACAGCTCTAGAGGGGTTCCAACTTGCTGCACGATACCGTCCTTCATGACCACAATGCGATCTCCCATGGTCATGGCTTCGATCTGGTCATGGGTCACATAAATCATGGTGGTCTTCAACCGATCGTGCAATTTTGCTAGCTCTGCCCTCATCTGAACCCTCAATTTCGCATCCAGGTTAGAAAGAGGTTCGTCAAACAGGAATACCTTAGGATGGCGCACAATTGCTCTTCCCACCGCCACCCTTTGCCTCTGACCGCCTGAAAGCTGTTTTGGCTTACGATTCAAGAGCTCCTGAATACCCAAAATCTCCGCCGCCTCTTTGACACGCCGATCAATTTCATCCTTTGGAAACTTTCGCAGTTTCAATCCAAAGGCCATGTTGTTATAGACATCCATATGTGGATACAGCGCATAATTTTGGAACACCATGGCAATATCACGGTCTTTGGGAGGTACATCATTAACCAGGGTGTCACCAATATAAATTTCTCCTTCGTCAATCTCTTCCAGACCCGCAATCATCCTCAGGGTGGTCGTTTTTCCACACCCTGAAGGCCCAACCAGAACCACGAATTCCTGATCCGGGATGTCCAGCGTCACTTTGTTGACTGCCACAACTTCTCCAAAACGCTTTACAACACTTTTTAAATTCACACCAGCCATCTATGTTCCCCCTTTTTACCAATAATATAGTAATGCTTGAAAAATCTAAATTTATTTTAAAACATTTCCCTACGTCTGTAAACTGCCCCTCAAGTTCTCCTTCCTCCTGACTACCAGGGAAAGGTGCACTGCAGATGAAGGTTGTTTCCACCATAGTTTCTGGAAAAACCTTCACCCATTGTGTTGAAGAAGCGCTTCTTCTATTTTTCACAATCCACTCCTATGAATCTATTAGATACCATTCCTCCAGCACCCAGAGACAATCAATCCAAGGACCCCATTCCCCAGTCCTGGAATAAAAATGATATGAGAGGGATTGATTTGAACTGTAAATAACTCACAATGGTTTCCCTCGCACAGTGATCGTCTTACTTCAAATCACACCACCTCTGCCACCAGACATTTGAGATACTGGGATTCTTCATACCCCAAAAGAACGGGATGGTCCAGAGCCTGTCCGCGCTCAGCAAGGATTCGGACCCGCCTTTTTACATCGAGCGAAGCCTCTTCAAGAACTCTCCGAAAGCGTTCTAAAGAAAGGTGGTGTGAACAGGAAGAAGTGACCAAAATTCCACCCGGAGAAAGGATTTTCATAGCCCGGAGATTAATTTCCTTGTAACCCCGGAGCGCTCCCGAAAGCGCAGATTGATTCTTTACGAAGGCTGGAGGATCAAGAATCACCACCTCAAAACGTTCCCCTTTTCTGTCCATTTCCCGCAAAAAATCAAAGGCATTAGCCACCTCAAAATGGGTTTTCGTCCCTAGATCATTCAGGTGAGCATTCACTGTGGCATACCGGACCGCTTCTTCGGAAATATCCACCCCGATTACTTCCCGGGCTCCAAAAAGGGCAGCATGGAGACTGAAACCTCCAACGTAGGAAAAACAATCAAGCACCCTCTTACCTTTGACAAAATGTCGCAGAAATGCCCGGTTGTCACGCTGATCGAGGAAATAGCCCGTTTTCTGCCCAGAGACAAGGTCCACCTTAAACAAAAGGCTATTTTCGCGCACGGTTACCGGATTCTCAAAGGCAGAACCAATAAATACCCGGCGTAGAGGTAATCCTTCCCGTTCCCGCACCGAAACATCGCTCCGTTCGTAAATTCCCTTGGGTCTGAGAAAACCCCACAGGATGTCCGTGATAACCTCCCGATGGTTTTCCATGCCTGCGGTGAGCACTTGCACTACGAGGTATGGACCAAACTGGTCGATGACGAGTCCAGGCAGAAAATCAGCCTCAGCAAAAACCAGCCGGTAGCAATCGGTATCCGCTCGAAACACATACCGTTCACGGTACTTCAGGGCTCGTCCAATCCGCTGGTAAAAAAAAGAAGCATCAATGGCTTCTTCAGGATCACGGGTCAAAATCCGCAAGGCGATTTTAGATCCCGGGTTATAGTGCCCTTTCCCCAGTACCTTTCCCCGATGATCGACGATGGTTACCACCGCACCACGGGGCATTCCTTCCTCACCATCCACTTCTCCCTGGTAAGCCCAAGGATGCCCCCGTAAGATTCTTTCTCTAGCTCGGCGCGAAACGACCACGTGTTCCATAGCTTTCACTCTTTATGATTCTCCTTTCCAATGGTATTCTATACGGTAAAAGGAGGAAAGGGAAATGCGGTTCTGGGAAATTGATTTCTTTCGTGGTTGCGCGGTCATCACTATGGTCATTTACCATCTCCTTTATGACCTCTATGCATTCGGGTCCTTACAAATTGAGCTATTCCGGGGATTCTGGAAAGGTTTCCAGATTGCCACTGCCAGCACTTTCCTTTTTGTGGCTGGAGTTTCGCTTTTTTTAAGCTACAGTCGTCTGCTCGTGAAAGGGGCCTTACCCTCTTTTTCCAAATATTTGAAGCGGGGACTTACTATTCTGGGTTGGGGAATGGTGATTACCCTATTTACCTACGTTACCCTAGGCGAGTGGTACGTGCGATTTGGAATCCTCCACTGCATCGGGGTTTCAGTCATTATTGGGTATGGTTTTCTCCTCGCACCGGATAACACCTCGGTAGTCCTGGGAAGCGCACTCTGTTTTCTCGGTGGAGCACTCCTCTCTTCCCGAACTTTCTCTTTCTCTTTTCTTCTCCCTTTGGGATT
It contains:
- the tpiA gene encoding triose-phosphate isomerase; this translates as MTRALIAAGNWKMNKTSQEASAYAEAFLNRVGHFRQVEIIICPPFTSLPLLSQKLVASPVKLGAQNMHWETKGAFTGEIAPAMIKEFRCDYVILGHSERRHIFRETSQEVGQKVQTALNWGIVPILCVGETLEERENGKTESVVAEQLLQGVDAVPLDKAWHLVIAYEPVWAIGTGRAATPSDAEEVIGFIREKLGQKFNRDVAQKIRILYGGSVTPENVFEFVVKSEIDGTLVGGASLDPDKFWKIVEETYRASQNK
- the gap gene encoding type I glyceraldehyde-3-phosphate dehydrogenase, whose product is MGMKVGINGFGRIGRLVFRRILEVGDVDVVAVNDLTSAEVLAHLLKYDSVHGTIPNEVKATEDSILVDGKVIKVLAQKDPAQLPWKDLGVDLVIESTGKFRDREKASLHLQAGAKKVIITAPAKGQDITIVMGVNEKMYDKNNHHIVSNASCTTNCLAPIVKVLHENFNIQRGFMTTIHAYTNDQVILDFPHKDLRRARAAAMSMIPTSTGAASAIGEVVPELKGKLDGIAIRVPTPDVSVVDFTAVVEKEPTKEEVNAAFKKAAEGEMKGILAYCEAPLVSMDFLHDAHSSIVDAQLTNVKGNLVKVFSWYDNEWGYSCRVVDLAKYVMA
- the ugpC gene encoding sn-glycerol-3-phosphate ABC transporter ATP-binding protein UgpC, whose product is MAGVNLKSVVKRFGEVVAVNKVTLDIPDQEFVVLVGPSGCGKTTTLRMIAGLEEIDEGEIYIGDTLVNDVPPKDRDIAMVFQNYALYPHMDVYNNMAFGLKLRKFPKDEIDRRVKEAAEILGIQELLNRKPKQLSGGQRQRVAVGRAIVRHPKVFLFDEPLSNLDAKLRVQMRAELAKLHDRLKTTMIYVTHDQIEAMTMGDRIVVMKDGIVQQVGTPLELYNRPVNKFVAGFIGTPSMNFLDVTLKKDEDILILDGVSFKIRVPAEYRSALEPYVGKDVTFGIRPQDIYDLSVSKDMLRDNGNIIDAVVDVVEPLGSEQIVYLTSGPHTIVAVLDMQTHTEVGDTLKTVVDTSKMHVFDVNTERAII
- a CDS encoding class I SAM-dependent rRNA methyltransferase yields the protein MEHVVVSRRARERILRGHPWAYQGEVDGEEGMPRGAVVTIVDHRGKVLGKGHYNPGSKIALRILTRDPEEAIDASFFYQRIGRALKYRERYVFRADTDCYRLVFAEADFLPGLVIDQFGPYLVVQVLTAGMENHREVITDILWGFLRPKGIYERSDVSVREREGLPLRRVFIGSAFENPVTVRENSLLFKVDLVSGQKTGYFLDQRDNRAFLRHFVKGKRVLDCFSYVGGFSLHAALFGAREVIGVDISEEAVRYATVNAHLNDLGTKTHFEVANAFDFLREMDRKGERFEVVILDPPAFVKNQSALSGALRGYKEINLRAMKILSPGGILVTSSCSHHLSLERFRRVLEEASLDVKRRVRILAERGQALDHPVLLGYEESQYLKCLVAEVV
- a CDS encoding heparan-alpha-glucosaminide N-acetyltransferase — encoded protein: MRFWEIDFFRGCAVITMVIYHLLYDLYAFGSLQIELFRGFWKGFQIATASTFLFVAGVSLFLSYSRLLVKGALPSFSKYLKRGLTILGWGMVITLFTYVTLGEWYVRFGILHCIGVSVIIGYGFLLAPDNTSVVLGSALCFLGGALLSSRTFSFSFLLPLGFAPQGFKTIDYFPLFPWLGMILLGIAFGKHFYRGYRRQFSLPNWETTVAVRALSFLGKHSLTVYLLHQPVLIILLFLLGFIKLPL